The Besnoitia besnoiti strain Bb-Ger1 chromosome Unknown contig00018, whole genome shotgun sequence genome contains a region encoding:
- a CDS encoding uncharacterized protein (encoded by transcript BESB_032690) gives MALTHSPSIFAAPVVLPMAAERLTVHPVSPSLSLLSTERSCSISDHTVPSSVADGRCGKDLSQQLEDVRSCSRRSKCKPEISTGNGQPSLLPPAGCHTVSRTRLRWRATTTRSHPAPYAGRSALSYGRIKLPHKNMRQALDGSSSERGACKTTSILRRTRTSAPRNSASFPRLHLGIQRSKHPSNIQSSAEGSLTETLCGTDLRLERTRTALRHWADGDIFPNLPVASSHSTATPIHGAEQVHPVIPQSTSFQQQLKRFCRKVSGRLGGGLLHRHLRTSTVAETQETDDTSLRGSVERCRPSKLSCGIKISSSSDRSAMFKFDFPRRRKRAHTHARKRAIESQREQRAEASQDASEKRQDTNDEDEAAEKLRDDKPMTFSSCYRASIHDNWTRSTRSGRDPSACDSRADTPLDGKLSGGFSFREATFDRPLANASGTPAVSGSGPEGRAGRSRCRMLSRAAQRRCRNSPSSDFVDIAVDLPTLPPSEDDNKASSDRDTLHRRPAMDDELEQSPECSTKTGTYSSEGGISSLLRRSTGVTPDDRKQDGVDSWRHSSGVGMIFQSEPSGVGSPLTQGLVAGMSYPKRCQLLANALRSPDAPMNTPRSPTKRECWMSAPVALDRGGQLNFASAAEQLFLMESPAGRWKTSGRGGDSFEAFNVSGVVDRVVGRAAADDAHRHSWSKRKGVSPLFDTSGTFPILSRVDTATTTVASTPLQRQSTISSCCTLQSLRSLGSTTTIVRDTSAYDTSFDLPRTDSASLKTPVTSPGCAPESASMTNQPVVSEESTSPVAAAAYETAASQELCHLSASPASEDAFLYPADERSSSPDEAAQIPPEAESSGDSVAARSVLEPLREVSARGAATGLDTGMRLHHVDGVLRVGRLQDASRIEDGGALCIVSSFKGTRTQESGKNRGTDAEQIQRCMRGSCGCEDPSVDAVRRLLGSLRLTIRDFELLETVGTGTLGRVYLARPKPPRRKRLPWISHSSAECNWVNTASFADDVSSPSAAGQAVFASAASTCGSGDKGGKAEASAAGFAQKFDLLRSFPMALKVMKKRQVLELGQEKHVIAERSILQQLRHRFIVSMICSFQDRRHIYLLMEFVNGGELFSLLRSEGMLDERDARFYIAEILLALEYLHERTIVYRDLKPENILLDHRGHVKLVDFGFARSLNASPSSAALPRAADSSRVREVSPGSRNRHPDPSANPCVVADILAQRRGSTARRSGQDAASRDSFAEEAPDAVPPRGGRAAPPSSCGGAWDAAASSAFSPLLGTPPPRERGLTAAGSDAIYPVAESLDFTSIEMNVSTVPVQRQGVALLGQGPFAPARSCAWPSPRGPAPASSSSPSCGDASAEKDQTYTVLHRLLPRSQTGGGAVTCGASLAFVDRARSANGEHSGCGLLLPPSRAVALPFGARAPSDSDTNPSSTPTGASHSALQSRWPPQESLSASSTTRPEGLVVPSLPGALAAVASTHGGPSPSSVVMCDRWTPRCAMWARDLPQSPAPHLREPPRSRQAFANTARAGHRAESTDATPCRTRLRFSGVGQLLPPCGCGTAPLGASFLGSRSSWGSLGAGIDLANDEGFPSLVKRGTSPESSAPPAPTAGSPGPWASGHFRVRVAAQGPCPVEGETRGSAGSPPTSFSCSEDGDLDRPLRRSASLCRLRRRAAAEDGACYLPRWHSPRGSERRWGSCGLSGSEHLVDGEGPPTRATSWSSIQLDPPPGSLPEDSQAGGRLSSCPAASFLEQWAASDPHVRLPKRTSAPLQASGSGAPAASYRDALSCSGRHWLDTQGVEARCSGSSSDAPWSSPLQPREREGREEAHAADGSPRRPVQARAFPSPSRRLSLCPWVCSPQSKAAGLPAELPPSSRGEGSAYVRCRSPWSDLAWLESGDYASTAAPSSACASTQISALSGPSCPDGSQPFAAQVSIASQADVASPEASFSEDALSHSTGRAAPPADKLPAASSCGDLTTAAPWAFPLRSPTSGAFRPRTAASLASPSSSSSAELSSCGDSKAVSAAGSPPLGLTPGTRLGSTPGLPDGCSPSPGRAETGECAARLPSSQSASPRPGHSHVCKAAQAAQQGAAAAPRRPAAETASEEEPKTAPCAAAVGRGSAAPCRRAREDSRLARHACGLQAADGLKGDPGSLACNACAVRRRVDEVQSAGTASRQAKETKPTTGATAAGEGPCGGEIACGGVSMRRRVAAAKEAPGARENGDWEGVSSCETSHVELLEARALTDGAAAPCSPFRSLACSPRRLVSEAGAFGDSWAQPRRSPPQPTERVERLRVFTLCGTPEYLPPEVLLVTGHDCKADCWALGVLIYEMLVGQTPFYNENPQEMYEDIIRAPVPFSPRLSPVSMDLVACLLRKTASKRPSLRALRHHSFFTSADFDWAAAAEGRLAPPFVPPVRTRTDTHMFDEYPESIGSEGPSPTADEDHWFQDF, from the exons ATGGCTCTGACGCACTCGCCAAGTATTTTCGCCGCGCCGGTTGTACTTCCGATGGCGGCTGAGAGGCTCACCGTCCATCCTGTCTCCCCCTCTCTTTCCCTATTATCTACTGAGCGATCCTGCAGCATCTCCGACCACACAGTGCCTTCATCTGTTGCTGACGGCCGCTGTGGGAAAGACCTCTCCCAGCAGCTAGAGGATGTGAGGTCCTGTTCCCGGCGGTCGAAATGCAAGCCTGAGATTTCAACGGGCAACGGACAGCCCAGTTTACTTCCGCCAGCCGGCTGTCACACAGTGTCGCGAACACGTTTGCGCTGGCGGGCGACCACCACAAGGAGCCACCCAGCACCGTATGCAGGCAGGAGCGCGCTGAGCTATGGCCGCATCAAACTGCCACATAAAAATATGCGGCAAGCCTTGGACGGTTCATCTTCAGAGAGAGGTGCTTGCAAAACCACCTCTATtctgcggcggacgaggaCATCCGCACCACGTAATTCCGCTTCTTTTCCCCGCTTGCATCTCGGAATACAAAGGAGCAAACATCCCAGTAACATACAGAGTTCTGCAGAAGGCTCGCTGACAGAGACGCTTTGTGGTACCGACCTTAGACTAGAACGAACACGCACCGCCCTCCGGCATTGGGCTGACGGTGACATATTCCCCAATCTgcctgtcgcctcttcgcacTCAACTGCCACGCCGATCCACGGGGCCGAACAGGTTCATCCTGTCATACCCCAGTCAACATCCTTCCAGCAGCAACTGAAGCGATTCTGCAGAAAGGTCAGCGGGCGTCTTGGAGGAGGGCTTTTGCACAGACATCTACGCACCAGCACTGTAGCTGAAACTCAAGAGACGGACGATACGTCTCTTCGAGGGTCAGTCGAACGCTGCAGACCCTCGAAGCTCAGCTGTGGAATAAAAATTAGCTCGTCCTCGGATCGATCTGCGATGTTCAAGTTTGACTTCCCCAGGCGTAGAAAGCGGGCACATACACATGCGCGCAAGCGCGCCATAGAGTCACAGCGTGAGCAGCGTGCTGAGGCGAGCCAAGACGCGAGTGAGAAGCGTCAGGATACaaacgacgaggacgaagccgCAGAAAAGCTCCGTGACGACAAACCCATGACTTTCAGTTCCTGTTACCGGGCATCCATTCACGACAATTGGACACGGTCGACACGAAGCGGCCGCGATCCCTCTgcctgcgacagccgcgccgaCACGCCTTTAGATGGGAAACTGTCTGGCGGCTTCAGCTTTCGCGAGGCAACATTCGACAGACCGCTGGCGAACGCAAGCGGCACCCCAGCCGTTTCTGGCTCAGGACCGGAAGGCCGTGCAGGGAGGAGTCGCTGCAGAATGCTGTCGAGAGCTGCTCAACGCCGTTGTCGAAATTCGCCGAGCAGCGACTTCGTAGATATCGCCGTAGACTTGCCtacgctgccgccctcggaAGACGACAACAAGGCGTCATCCGACCGAGATACGCTGCACCGAAGACCCGCGATGGACGACGAACTCGAACAGTCGCCGGAATGCTCGACGAAGACCGGCACTTACTCGAGCGAGGGCGGAATAAGTTCTCTCCTCCGTCGAAGCACTGGCGTGACGCCTGACGATCGCAAGCAGGACGGCGTCGACAGTTGGCGCCACAGCAGTGGAGTAGGAATGATTTTCCAGAGCGAGCCCTCTGGCGTTGGCAGTCCGCTGACACAAGGACTCGTCGCTGGCATGAGCTATCCGAAGCGCTGTCAGCTGCTAGCGAATGCGCTGAGAAGTCCTGACGCGCCTATGAACACGCCCCGCTCCCCCACAAAGAGAGAATGCTGGATGAGCGCCCCTGTGGCACTAGATCGGGGTGGTCAGCTGAACTTCGCTTCAGCTGCGGAGCAGCTTTTTCTGATGGAGAGTCCTGCGGGTCGGTGGAAGACGTCtgggcgtggaggcgactcTTTCGAGGCCTTTAACGTGTCAGGCGTGGTGGACCGAGTCGTCgggcgggcggcagccgacGATGCGCACAGGCATTCATGGTCGAAGAGGAAAGGCGTTTCCCCTCTTTTCGATACCAGTGGTACCTTTCCTATACTAAGCAGAGTGGATACAGCTACAACCACAGTGGCGTCCACCCCGCTGCAACGACAGTCAACTATCTCATCGTGCTGCACACTTCAGTCTCTCCGGTCGCTCGGTTCGACAACCACCATCGTTCGGGATACTTCAGCCTACGACACCAGTTTCGACTTACCCCGCACAGACTCAGCCTCCCTGAAAACCCCTGTAACATCGCCAGGCTGTGCTCCTGAAAGCGCCTCAATGACCAACCAGCCTGTTGTTTCCGAAGAGTCGACGAGCCccgtggctgcggcggcatACGAAACAGCTGCTTCGCAAGAACTCTGCCATCTCAgtgcctcgccggcgtctgaaGATGCTTTTTTGTACCCTGCCGACGAGCGATCTTCGTCCCCCGATGAAGCCGCCCAGATACCGCCTGAGGCGGAGTCATCCGGCGACTCTGTAGCGGCTAGAAGCGTTCTCGAGCCCTTACGAGAAGTCAGTGCccggggcgcggcgaccggctTGGATACCGGTATGCGTCTGCACCACGTGGATGGAGTCCTGCGCGTTGGACGCCTGCAGGACGCATCACGGATCGAGGATGGCGGGGCTCTGTGTATTGTTTCCTCTTTTAAGgggacgcgcacgcaggaaagcggaaaaaacCGAGGAACCGACGCAGAGCAGATCcagcgctgcatgcgcgggaGCTGCGGGTGCGAAGACCCGAGCGTGGATGCggtgcggcgtctgcttgGATCCCTTCGACTGACCATCAGAGACTTCGAGCTGCTGGAGACAGTGG gaaCGGGTACGCTGGGAAGAGTCTATTTAGCTCGCCCGAAGCCTCCGAGAAGGAAGCGGTTGCCGTGGATCTCTCACAGCAGCGCGGAATGCAACTGGGTTAACACCGCGTCATTCGCAGACGACGTTTCAAGCCCGTCCGCTGCAGGGCAGGCCGTTTTCGCCTCGGCAGCTAGCACTTGTGGTAGCGGAGACAAGGGCgggaaggcggaggcctcggcggctgGGTTCGCCCAGAAGTTCGACTTGCTGAGGAGCTTTCCCATGGCGCTGAAGGTCATGAAGAAGCGGCAGGTTCTCGAGCTTGGCCAGGAGAAGCACGTGATTGCAGAGCGGAGTatcctccagcagctgcgacacCGCTTCATCGTCAGCAT GATTTGTTCGTTCCAGGACCGACGCCACATCTACCTGTTGATGGAGTTCGTGAACGGCGGCGAGCTGTTTTCACTCTTGCG GAGCGAAGGAATGCTagacgagcgcgacgcgcgcttcTACATTGCGGAGATACTTCTCGCACTCGAGTACCTCCATG aaagAACGATCGTGTATCGAGACCTAAAACCAGAAAACATCCTTCTTGATCACCGGGGCCACGTGAAACTCGTCGACTTTGGCTTTGCCCGGTCGCTCAatgcgtcgccgtcctcagcGGCCCTTCCTCGAGCTGCAGACTCCtcccgcgtgcgcgaggtCAGTCCAGGCTCTCGAAACCGGCACCCCGACCCCTCGGCTAACCCGTGCGTGGTGGCGGATATTCTCGCCCAGCGGCGTGGCTCcacagcgaggcgcagcggacaggacgccgcgtcgcgagACTCGTTCGCAGAAGAAGCCCCTGACGCGGTCCCCCCGAGAGGCGGTCGGGCGGCCCCACCGAGTTCATGTGGAGGCGCCTGGGACGCGGCAGCTTCAAGCGCATTTTCGCCGCTCCTGGGCACGCCGCCCCCACGCGAACGTGGCCTCACGGCAGCGGGATCGGATGCCATCTATCCCGTGGCGGAGTCCCTCGATTTTACGTCCATCGAAATGAACGTGAGTACGGTACCGGTGCAGAGACAAGGGGTTGCGCTGCTGGGTCAGGGCCCattcgcgccggcgcgcagctgcgcgtggccgtcgccgagagggcctgcgcctgcttcttcctcgtcaccgtcctgcggagacgccagcgcggaAAAGGATCAAACGTACACTGTGCTGCACCGCTTGTTGCCCCGGAGCCagacgggcggcggcgcagtgaCCTGCGGGGCTTCTCTAGCTTTCGTAGACAGAGCCAGGAGTGCGAATGGAGAGCACAGTGGGTGCGGACtcctgcttcctccttcccGGGCTGTGGCGCTGCCCTTTGGCGCACGCGCCCCTTCTGACAGCGACACAAATCCGTCATCGACTCCGACGGGGGCGAGCCACTCAGCGCTGCAGAGCCGTTGGCCTCCGCAGGAGAGTCTGTCAGCCTCCTCGACCACGCGGCCGGAAGGACTTGTTGTTCCCTCCCTGCCTGGCGCTCTCGCGGCAGTCGCGTCCACCCACGGGGGGCCCTCCCCTTCCTCCGTCGTCATGTGCGACCGCTGGACGCCGCGATGCGCCATGTGGGCGCGCGACCTCCCTcagtctcccgcgccgcatCTGCGCGAGCCTCCGCGCTCGAGGCAGGCGTTTGCCAACACGGCCAGAGCTGGGCACAGGGCAGAGTCAACGGACGCGACCCCctgccgcacgcgcctccgGTTCTCGGGTGTTGGTCAACTCCTACCGCCTTGCGGCTGCGGGACAGCCCCACTCGGCGCTTCTTTTCTCGGGTCACGGAGTTCGTGGGGAAGCCTCGGCGCTGGCATCGACCTGGCGAATGACGAAGGATTTCCGAGTCTGGTCAAGCGCGGAACGAGCCCGGAGTCGTctgctccgccggcgcccactGCAGGGTCTCCTGGCCCGTGGGCCTCCGGGCAttttcgcgtgcgcgtcgcggcgcaggggccgTGCCCAGtcgagggcgagacgcgcggctcggccGGCAGTCCCCCGACGTCGTTTTCGTGCAGCGAGGATGGCGATCTCGaccgtcctctgcggcgaagcgcctcgctctgtcggctgcgcaggcgagcagccgcagaggacgggGCCTGCTACCTGCCTCGCTGGCACTCGCCGCGTGGGAGCGAGAGGCGGTGGGGCTCCTGCGGACTCTCCGGGAGCGAACATCTGGTGgacggcgaaggcccgccgacgcgcgccaCCAGCTGGAGTTCCATCCAACTCGATCCGCCGCCCGGCAGCCTGCCGGAGGACTCTCAGGCCGGGGGGCGACTCTCCAGCTGTCCCGCGGCTTCTTTTCTTGAGCAGTGGGCAGCGTCTGACCCGCACGTGCGACTGCCCAAGCGGACGTCCGCACCCCTGCAAGCGTCGGGGTCTGGTGCACCAGCGGCGTCCTACAGAGACGCTCTGTCGTGTTCGGGAAGGCACTGGCTCGATACACAGGGGGTGGAGgcccgctgcagcggctcgtCCTCCGACGCGCCATGGAGTTCCCCGCTTCAGCCCAGGGagcgagaggggagagaagaggcacaCGCCGCTGACGGGTCTCCGCGAAGGCCAGTTCAGGCTCGCGCGTTTCCTTCACCGTCCCGCCGTCTATCTCTTTGCCCTTGGGTGTGTTCGCCGCAGTCAAAGGCAGCGGGCCTGCCCGCAGAGTTGCCTccgtcctcgcgcggcgagggcagcgcctacgttcgctgccgctcgccaTGGAGCGATTTAGCATGGCTCGAGTCTGGCGACTACGCAAGCACAgctgcgccctcgtcggcgtGTGCGTCGACGCAGATCAGCGCTCTCTCGGGGCCGTCTTGCCCGGACGGGTCTCAGCCGTTCGCCGCACAAGTCAGCATCGCGTCGCAGGCTGACGTCGCGTCGCCGGAGGCCTCGTTCTCCGAGGACGCGCTCTCGCACAGCACTGGGCGCGCGGCCCCTCCAGCTGACAAGCTCCCTGCTGCGAGCTCCTGCGGTGACCTGACAACGGCGGCGCCTTGGGCTTTccctctgcgctcgccgacgTCCGGGGCCTTCCGTCCGCGCACGGCTGcgagcctcgcgtcgccttcctcgtccagcagcgcagagctctccagctgcggcgactcGAAGGCGGTCTCGGCTGCCGGTTCGCCGCCCCTGGGGCTCACGCCGGGGACCCGCCTCGGGAGCACCCCAGGCCTGCCTGACGGCTGCTCGCCGAGCCCtggccgcgcggagactggcgagtgtgcggcgcgtctcccctCCAGCcagtcggcgtcgccccgaCCAGGGCACAGCCATGTGTGCaaagccgcgcaggcagcgcagcagggtgcggcagctgccccccgccgccccgccgcagagacggcgtCCGAGGAGGAACCGAAAACTGCGCCTTGCGCGGCAGCCGTCGgccgaggcagcgcagcgccgtGTCGCCGTGCGCGCGAGGACTCCAGGCTGGCAAGGCACGCCTGCGGGCTGCAAGCTGCCGACGGCCTCAAAGGAGACCCtggctctctcgcctgcaacgcctgcgccgtccgccgccgcgtcgacgAGGTGCAGAGCGCGGGCACGGCCTCGCGCCAGGCCAAGGAGACAAAGCCGACCACCGGCGCCACAGCGGCGGGCGAAGGACCCTGTGGCGGCGAGatcgcatgcggcggcgtttCGATGCGTCGGCGagtggcggccgcgaaggaggcgcccgGGGCTCGAGAGAACGGCGACTGGGAGGGTGTTTCGAGTTGCGAAACGTCGCACGTGGAGCTTTTGGAAGCACGCGCTTTAActgacggcgccgcagcgccttgcAGCCCCTTCAGAAGCTTGGCTTGCTCGCCGCGACGGCTTGTCTCCGAGGCCGGGGCCTTTGGAGACAGctgggcgcagccgcggaggagtccgccgcagccgacagAGCGGGTGGAGCGCCTGAGGGTGTTTACGCTCTGCGGCACGCCCGAGTATCTTCCCCCAGAGGTGCTGCTAGTGACCGGTCATGACTGCAAGGCAGACTGCTGGGCACTGGGCGTCCTGATCTACGAGATGCTTGTCGG CCAGACGCCTTTCTACAACGAGAATCCTCAGGAAATGTACGAAGACATCATTCGCGCCCCAGTGCCGTTCAGCCCCCGACTTAGTCCCGTCTCCATG GATCTCGTGGCGTGTCTTCTGCGCAAAACGGCGAGCAAGCGCCCGAGTCTGCGGGCTCTGAGGCACCACAGTTTTTTCACGTCCGCAGACTTTGActgggcggcagccgccgaaggccgcctcgcgccgcctttTGTGCCACCAGTCCGCACACGCACAGACACGCACATGTTTGACGAGTACCCCGAGTCCATCGGCTCAG AAGGTCCATCGCCGACGGCAGACGAAGATCACTGGTTTCAAGATTTCTGA